Genomic window (Ostrea edulis chromosome 9, xbOstEdul1.1, whole genome shotgun sequence):
atacatgtatattacaatgAAGATATATAAAACTGTGTGGGTGTGACGTCATACGGAAAGAGTCACTTCCTCTGGATCGTTTTTTCCGGATTCCATGTTTTCCTGTCGGGACCGAACACAAGGCTCCAATAACAACGCCAGCCCCGACATCAGCAACAGGGATCCCATAAAATAGAAGGATGTCGTGTAGGTTTGCGTGACGTCACGAAGATAACctgaatgtaaataaatataaaatgcattaTTGGTTCACTGAATAATTAATCCAAGTGGCTGAACTCCAACAAAGTAGAAAAATAGAAGTACGTTATCCTCACCTCCACGTGACTTCGAAGTGAATAtaatatttgattttgataCCATTGGTTATCATTTTTGCTCGTTCAATGTAGAAGACCTGTACAGTTATTCATTGTAACAAAATATTGGTAAAAAATTTTTACCAGCAGTttgaatttatgagacatgGTAAATCAAATTAtgtattgaaagaaaaagttcACCTAAAAATGGAGCACCTCCACCCATGGTAATTCCTTGTCCGAGAATCAAAATTCCGAACGACGTTCTGAAATTTTCCATTCCAACAAAGTCAGCTATGAGAGCGGGCGTCATGGAGAAAATGGCGCCGGAAAACAAACCGTACACAATGGCAAGCACAATGAAACTCCAGAACGGTCCGTAAAACGAGCAGAGAGCCAGTATTACCCCAGTAATAATCTGACTCACCGCCACGAGGGTGGAGTTCTTCATCATCCGTTGATTGGCTATCACGCCACACGTCAATCGTCCAATGAAATCACACAGATTGGTAACTGAGATCAGAATAGATATATCGTTTCTACTAATGCCGTGGTCCCGAGCAAAGGgagatataaatatatgaccGTAGGCTGAACCGATACTACCAAAACAATAGACAAACATATACAACTGAAGTAACGGCTTCTTTAACAATGAAACGTCAATGATTTTGTGTCTGTTCTGTTTGTCGGTAGACGATTCACTTAGTTGTGTTTGGGAAAAGCTGTAGACGGCATCAGTGCTTCCCAAACTCTGAACACTCCTTGTAGGACTGGAAATCTGATGTGAACGGACGTCCAGCCGGTGGGGCAGACTTCCCCAACCTCCGCCATTTTCTACCTCAGACGACGGCGCCCTTTCACTCAGTGAAATCGAGCGCTGCTTCCCGTTCTGTAATGGAGGACGCCCTTTGTCGTCTTGTATTTCGCGGATACTCAAAATTTTATGACTAGGTTCGATGTTGAGTTTATCGGCAAGCGTTTGAAACAGAGAGGGAGGTTTGAGAAAGCCTGCCAAAGCCACGACGTTGAGTATGATCCCTGACAAGATGAGCATCGCTCCTTGGAGCCCGTAAACGTCTAGTAGGTACCGATAGAGAGGCGGAAGGACAAGACCGCCGAAACCGGAAGCTGCCACTAGGATGGAGTTTGCCAATTCACGGCGCCTGTCGAAGTATGTACCGATCATGAAGGCTGCAGGACCGTGAAGAGTGGCAAACCCCATTCCTGAAAAACAATCAATATCAACAGAAACACAAATTAGAAAGTATACAATTTCAGTACGGGTTTAATTTTTGTAGTATTCGCGGTAAGCCACACACGAATTTATTCCCTCCATAAATAGAAGCGAGCTAGAAGACCCATCTCTCCCCAAAACAAAATCGTCAACAACGAAATCAAATGTGAATATTTTGTCATTCACGTTGTATTTGCTcagaaataaattatatacaaacCGTATATAACACCGTGCGATAGGATGATGATTTCGATGCGGTCTGCGAAGAATCCTATCAAATAGGCGACGGATCCTAGAAATCCCCCGACTACTATAATCTGACGGACAGAAAAGTGGTGCAGTCCAAAGGTAAGGATGGGAAGAGCTAACAAAAATACAATATTGTACTATTAGTACTATTGTTAGTATTGTGATTCAAAGTGCAACATTCTTATCGTTCAACAGAAGCTATATAATGTTGACAAGAGTGGCAACGCTCCGGTTGATTGCTGGTTTCAGTGCCACAAATTATGATGCACACAAAAAGCTTTTGTCAAACTCTTTAATAcaaaccacaggcaattgcatcgcttggggtcgaatttactatataaagtaaattcaaccccaagcgatgcaattgtcTGTGATACAAACCTAGAGGAGTTTATTCATTGTTGGTATCATTGATTCACAGTATCTGTTTGTCTTTCTGACGGCGTggttatatgatttttagctcacctccgtccgtctgtccgtccatctgtaaacttttaacatttttaacttcttctcaaaaaccactggaccaatttcaaccaaagttggcacaaagcatccttaggtaaagggaattctaaattgttaaaataaagggccaggccaccttccaaggggagataatcaagaaaaggtaaaaatagggttgggtcattaaaaaatcttcttctcaagaaccactgggctagaaaagatgaaatttatagataagctttattaggtagtgcagattctaaattgttaaaatcatggcccccgggggtcggaaggggccacaataggggatcaaagttttacatacaaatatatagggaaaatcttttaaaatcttctcctcaagaaccactgtgccagaaaagctgagatttatatgaaagcttcctgatatagtacagattctaaattgttaaaatcctggcccccgggggtcggatggggccacaataggggatcaaagttttacatacaaatatataggaaaaatctttaaaaatcttctcctcaagaaccactgtgccagaaaaattgagatttatatgaaagcttcctgatatagtacagattctaaattgttaaaatcctggcccccgggggttggatggggccacaataggggatcaaagttttacatagaaatatataggaaaaatctttaaaaatcttcttctcaagaaccactaagccagaaaagctgatatttacatgaaagctttctgacatagtgcagattcaagtttgttcaaatcatggcccctgggggttggatggggctacaagggggatcaaagttttacatacaaatatatagggacattctttaagaatcttcttctcaagaaccactgagccagaaaagctgatattcacatgaacagcttcctaacatagagcagagttaagtttgttcaaatcatggcccccgggggttggatggggccacaataggggatcaaagttttacatacaaatatataggaattttttttaaaaaatcttcttctcaagaaccactgagccagaaaagctgatatttacatgaaagctttctgatatagtgcagattcaagtttgttcaaatcatggcccctgggggtaggatggggccacaaggggggatcaaagttttacatacatatatataggaaaaatcttcaaatatcttcttctcgtgaaccattgggccaaagaagttcacatttacatgaaagctttctgacatagtgtagattcaagtttgcaaaaactatggcctccaggggtaggttggggcaataataaggactacggttttacatgcaaatatatatagaaagttttctgatatggaccaaggtgattcaggtgagcgatgtggcccatgggcctcttgtttattctAATGAATTTTATTGCTCTTGCAAAACAGAAGTGCTATATGCAGTCGTTTATGCTTATCTATTGAAAGGGACATCACAAGCCACATGCACGAAGTCCGGTACAAAATCCTAATGCTGTTGTCCTTGGCTTACTCGTTGTGGAACAAAGTGTGTGTGTcaaaaaatgagagagagagagagagagagagagagagagagagagagagagagagagagagaatagcAGACAGTTTCCATAAAGTTCTCTTACAGACAAATCACGTGATATCTGGAATCTTTCCAAGATTGAtcgattgtatattgcttaacgtcccactcgagaatatgtTATTCATATTACTCCTATAAAGGATACAAATTTAGAAGGACAAACCCCACCACTAGTcataccataggtgggatcgtgtacctaggaggagtcaTCG
Coding sequences:
- the LOC125659346 gene encoding monocarboxylate transporter 9-like isoform X3, which encodes MKNNRSPTSHPVDRGWSWVILLALPILTFGLHHFSVRQIIVVGGFLGSVAYLIGFFADRIEIIILSHGVIYGMGFATLHGPAAFMIGTYFDRRRELANSILVAASGFGGLVLPPLYRYLLDVYGLQGAMLILSGIILNVVALAGFLKPPSLFQTLADKLNIEPSHKILSIREIQDDKGRPPLQNGKQRSISLSERAPSSEVENGGGWGSLPHRLDVRSHQISSPTRSVQSLGSTDAVYSFSQTQLSESSTDKQNRHKIIDVSLLKKPLLQLYMFVYCFGSIGSAYGHIFISPFARDHGISRNDISILISVTNLCDFIGRLTCGVIANQRMMKNSTLVAVSQIITGVILALCSFYGPFWSFIVLAIVYGLFSGAIFSMTPALIADFVGMENFRTSFGILILGQGITMGGGAPFLGYLRDVTQTYTTSFYFMGSLLLMSGLALLLEPCVRSRQENMESGKNDPEEVTLSV
- the LOC125659346 gene encoding monocarboxylate transporter 12-like isoform X2; amino-acid sequence: MQVGKMFTNDIKLSCWRGKEQGLFSFTETCSINLEEMSVRVTCTGMKNNRSPTSHPVDRGWSWVILLALPILTFGLHHFSVRQIIVVGGFLGSVAYLIGFFADRIEIIILSHGVIYGMGFATLHGPAAFMIGTYFDRRRELANSILVAASGFGGLVLPPLYRYLLDVYGLQGAMLILSGIILNVVALAGFLKPPSLFQTLADKLNIEPSHKILSIREIQDDKGRPPLQNGKQRSISLSERAPSSEVENGGGWGSLPHRLDVRSHQISSPTRSVQSLGSTDAVYSFSQTQLSESSTDKQNRHKIIDVSLLKKPLLQLYMFVYCFGSIGSAYGHIFISPFARDHGISRNDISILISVTNLCDFIGRLTCGVIANQRMMKNSTLVAVSQIITGVILALCSFYGPFWSFIVLAIVYGLFSGAIFSMTPALIADFVGMENFRTSFGILILGQGITMGGGAPFLGYLRDVTQTYTTSFYFMGSLLLMSGLALLLEPCVRSRQENMESGKNDPEEVTLSV
- the LOC125659346 gene encoding monocarboxylate transporter 12-like isoform X1; protein product: MKNNRSPTSHPVDRGWSWVILLASSLIFMIYVGTIKTSGLFFVAFQEHFQAEASTTSLIPGILQTVYSTASLPILTFGLHHFSVRQIIVVGGFLGSVAYLIGFFADRIEIIILSHGVIYGMGFATLHGPAAFMIGTYFDRRRELANSILVAASGFGGLVLPPLYRYLLDVYGLQGAMLILSGIILNVVALAGFLKPPSLFQTLADKLNIEPSHKILSIREIQDDKGRPPLQNGKQRSISLSERAPSSEVENGGGWGSLPHRLDVRSHQISSPTRSVQSLGSTDAVYSFSQTQLSESSTDKQNRHKIIDVSLLKKPLLQLYMFVYCFGSIGSAYGHIFISPFARDHGISRNDISILISVTNLCDFIGRLTCGVIANQRMMKNSTLVAVSQIITGVILALCSFYGPFWSFIVLAIVYGLFSGAIFSMTPALIADFVGMENFRTSFGILILGQGITMGGGAPFLGYLRDVTQTYTTSFYFMGSLLLMSGLALLLEPCVRSRQENMESGKNDPEEVTLSV